From Larus michahellis chromosome 8, bLarMic1.1, whole genome shotgun sequence, one genomic window encodes:
- the ARTN gene encoding artemin isoform X3 — MRGGGCPGDGPRRGHASMEQRAGPPEPRPAGPTTHPQLKEGMLWGLLAILSLLAGLAAGTLRTPHCNETLDAAPTPRGMATASPAEEDDVEVPLAAAWSQLYGDNATTGGPGTMELAEDLLLRAERSPPGTGKAKKGTRKPSRGTRGRNCHIRNLMVKVRDLGLGFNSDEIVLFKYCSGSCHRARSNYDLTLGSLLRQQLITPGPQERVLSHPCCRPTRYEAVSFMDVQNTWQTVEKLSAAECSCIG, encoded by the exons ATGCGGGGCGGCGGCTGCCCGGGGGATGGTCCCCGCCGCGGGCACG CCAGCATGGAGCAGCGAGCGGGGCCACCAGAGCCAAGACCTGCAGGACCCACCACACACCCGCAGCTCAAG GAAGGGATGCTGTGGGGGCTCCTCGCCATCCTCTCGCTGCTGGCCGGGCTGGCTGCAGGCACCCTGCGAACGCCACACTGCAACGAGACGCTGGACGCGGCCCCCACACCGCGGGGCATGGCCACCGCCAGCCCGGCTGAGGAGGACGACGTGGAGGTACCGCTCGCCGCTGCCTGGAGCCAGCTGTATG GGGACAATGCAACGACGGGTGGCCCGGGCACCATGGAGCTGGCAGAGGACCTGCTGCTGCGTGCTGAGCGCTCACCGCCAGGCACCGGCAAAGCCAAGAAGGGGACACGGAAACCCTCGCGGGGGACCCGCGGGCGCAACTGCCACATCCGCAACCTGATGGTGAAGGTGCGCGACCTGGGCCTGGGCTTCAACTCGGACGAGATTGTGCTCTTCAAGTACTGCAGCGGGTCCTGCCACCGGGCGCGCAGCAACTACGACCTGACGCTGGGCAGCCTGCTGCGGCAGCAGCTCATAACCCCAGGGCCGCAGGAGCGGGTCCTCAGCCACCCCTGCTGCCGGCCCACCCGCTACGAGGCCGTCTCCTTCATGGACGTGCAGAACACGTGGCAGACAGTGGAGAAGCTCTCAGCGGCTGAGTGCAGCTGCATCGGCtga
- the ARTN gene encoding artemin isoform X1: protein MLGTGVGVNGYSEPNVVPLTPPCPHGTCLPVLPLTAPLTRAALGLHVPPPCRQWAGEPAQGRGVAAPRDPALMDLEFPRSGSHREQEKHSQGRAMGKEPPPRHSQPQPLPHGPAWHPGLLAQGGGCIPLRRGAGRRLGRPSCQTSRKGCAGWQGCLSVWGEDGEGHAWGAGGVVGCWGGEGGDGMLGRDRGEVCQLPSGQLDVHPVPSAWVLTPSSALSASMEQRAGPPEPRPAGPTTHPQLKEGMLWGLLAILSLLAGLAAGTLRTPHCNETLDAAPTPRGMATASPAEEDDVEVPLAAAWSQLYGDNATTGGPGTMELAEDLLLRAERSPPGTGKAKKGTRKPSRGTRGRNCHIRNLMVKVRDLGLGFNSDEIVLFKYCSGSCHRARSNYDLTLGSLLRQQLITPGPQERVLSHPCCRPTRYEAVSFMDVQNTWQTVEKLSAAECSCIG from the exons ATGCTGGGCACTGGTGTTGGGGTAAATGGCTACAGTGAGCCCAACGTGGTGCCCCTTACCCCGCCATGTCCCCATGGGACCTGCCTGCCCGTCCTGCCCCTCACGGCCCCACTCACccgggctgctctggggctgcatgtcccacctccctgcaggcAATGGGCCGGGGAGCCAGCGCAGGGACGGGGGGTGGCTGCACCCAGGGACCCTGCGCTAATGGATTTGGAGTTTCCAAGGTCAGGCTCCCACCGCGAGCAAGAAAAACATTCCCAGGGAAGGGCCATGGGAAAGGAGCCCCCCCCGCggcactcccagccccagccGCTGCCTCACGGCCCAGCCTGGCATCCCGGGCTGCTTGCACAAGGAGGCGGCTGCATCCCCCTGAGGAGAGGTGCTGGACGAAGGCTGGGCCGCCCCAGCTGCCAAACCTCCAGGAAGGGGTGTGCGGGGTGGCAAGGATGCCTGTCTGtgtggggagaggatggggaggggcatgcatggggtgcaggaggagttgtggggtgctgggggggtgagggaggggatggCATGCTtggcagggacaggggagaggTGTGCCAGCTCCCATCTGGCCAGCTTGATGTCCACCCCGTCCCCTCTGCATGGGTGCTGACCCCCTCCTCTGCACTTTCAGCCAGCATGGAGCAGCGAGCGGGGCCACCAGAGCCAAGACCTGCAGGACCCACCACACACCCGCAGCTCAAG GAAGGGATGCTGTGGGGGCTCCTCGCCATCCTCTCGCTGCTGGCCGGGCTGGCTGCAGGCACCCTGCGAACGCCACACTGCAACGAGACGCTGGACGCGGCCCCCACACCGCGGGGCATGGCCACCGCCAGCCCGGCTGAGGAGGACGACGTGGAGGTACCGCTCGCCGCTGCCTGGAGCCAGCTGTATG GGGACAATGCAACGACGGGTGGCCCGGGCACCATGGAGCTGGCAGAGGACCTGCTGCTGCGTGCTGAGCGCTCACCGCCAGGCACCGGCAAAGCCAAGAAGGGGACACGGAAACCCTCGCGGGGGACCCGCGGGCGCAACTGCCACATCCGCAACCTGATGGTGAAGGTGCGCGACCTGGGCCTGGGCTTCAACTCGGACGAGATTGTGCTCTTCAAGTACTGCAGCGGGTCCTGCCACCGGGCGCGCAGCAACTACGACCTGACGCTGGGCAGCCTGCTGCGGCAGCAGCTCATAACCCCAGGGCCGCAGGAGCGGGTCCTCAGCCACCCCTGCTGCCGGCCCACCCGCTACGAGGCCGTCTCCTTCATGGACGTGCAGAACACGTGGCAGACAGTGGAGAAGCTCTCAGCGGCTGAGTGCAGCTGCATCGGCtga
- the ARTN gene encoding artemin isoform X2: MEQRAGPPEPRPAGPTTHPQLKEGMLWGLLAILSLLAGLAAGTLRTPHCNETLDAAPTPRGMATASPAEEDDVEVPLAAAWSQLYGDNATTGGPGTMELAEDLLLRAERSPPGTGKAKKGTRKPSRGTRGRNCHIRNLMVKVRDLGLGFNSDEIVLFKYCSGSCHRARSNYDLTLGSLLRQQLITPGPQERVLSHPCCRPTRYEAVSFMDVQNTWQTVEKLSAAECSCIG; this comes from the exons ATGGAGCAGCGAGCGGGGCCACCAGAGCCAAGACCTGCAGGACCCACCACACACCCGCAGCTCAAG GAAGGGATGCTGTGGGGGCTCCTCGCCATCCTCTCGCTGCTGGCCGGGCTGGCTGCAGGCACCCTGCGAACGCCACACTGCAACGAGACGCTGGACGCGGCCCCCACACCGCGGGGCATGGCCACCGCCAGCCCGGCTGAGGAGGACGACGTGGAGGTACCGCTCGCCGCTGCCTGGAGCCAGCTGTATG GGGACAATGCAACGACGGGTGGCCCGGGCACCATGGAGCTGGCAGAGGACCTGCTGCTGCGTGCTGAGCGCTCACCGCCAGGCACCGGCAAAGCCAAGAAGGGGACACGGAAACCCTCGCGGGGGACCCGCGGGCGCAACTGCCACATCCGCAACCTGATGGTGAAGGTGCGCGACCTGGGCCTGGGCTTCAACTCGGACGAGATTGTGCTCTTCAAGTACTGCAGCGGGTCCTGCCACCGGGCGCGCAGCAACTACGACCTGACGCTGGGCAGCCTGCTGCGGCAGCAGCTCATAACCCCAGGGCCGCAGGAGCGGGTCCTCAGCCACCCCTGCTGCCGGCCCACCCGCTACGAGGCCGTCTCCTTCATGGACGTGCAGAACACGTGGCAGACAGTGGAGAAGCTCTCAGCGGCTGAGTGCAGCTGCATCGGCtga